In a single window of the Roseiconus lacunae genome:
- a CDS encoding O-antigen ligase family protein, which translates to METSASPPPLTLAGHLRTRLPVLMVAVITIVSAAALLNPIQPVSEGRVGAGNPVLLAKLATAAAAWVLGVWGLLHSGRARRMFGTLAGTALILLATVFLFSGVVSPTSSRMISIAAALILIGYLQLSATALATFGIVGLARSLLAGLVAFLCLAWGVYLFVPSVGQFHEYIDAVNTVTRMGGVAHPNAIAHEAATAWLLMLGVWRFDSTHSAETNVTRYRFRWPMCLICLLVIATMVATVSRTAMLAVGAATIILMFDKLYSRAGLLLANVVFIAVLLIAGWIGLTSDDGALGSVASKVTKSGNVEELTSLTGRTRIWQEAWDLISQRPWIGYGMDSAASVMSAESVGTHNLLLHVVFSGGIIAGLLMIGLLIMTLAVALKSRQPMLRGVTTYVLVSGLVEDTILPSFPAALTLIWVATLLWHPLND; encoded by the coding sequence ATGGAAACCTCGGCGTCCCCCCCACCGTTGACCCTCGCCGGTCATCTGCGCACCCGGTTGCCGGTCCTGATGGTCGCCGTCATCACGATCGTTTCCGCCGCGGCGCTGCTGAACCCGATTCAACCGGTAAGCGAAGGTCGCGTAGGTGCGGGCAACCCCGTCCTATTAGCCAAATTGGCGACGGCCGCAGCGGCGTGGGTTTTAGGCGTTTGGGGACTATTGCACAGCGGGCGGGCGCGGCGGATGTTTGGCACGCTGGCGGGCACCGCGTTGATCTTGTTGGCCACCGTGTTTTTGTTTTCGGGCGTCGTTTCTCCGACGTCTTCGCGCATGATCAGCATTGCCGCGGCATTGATTTTGATTGGCTACTTACAGCTATCGGCTACGGCGCTGGCGACGTTTGGTATCGTCGGACTGGCGCGGTCACTGCTGGCGGGTTTGGTTGCGTTTTTATGTCTGGCATGGGGAGTCTATTTATTCGTCCCTTCGGTCGGACAATTTCACGAATACATCGACGCGGTCAACACCGTCACGCGTATGGGCGGCGTCGCGCATCCCAATGCCATCGCCCACGAAGCCGCAACAGCTTGGCTGCTCATGCTCGGCGTTTGGCGTTTCGATTCGACGCATTCAGCGGAAACCAACGTGACGCGTTATCGTTTTCGCTGGCCGATGTGTTTGATCTGTTTGTTGGTGATCGCGACCATGGTCGCGACGGTCTCACGAACGGCAATGCTCGCCGTAGGTGCCGCGACGATCATATTGATGTTCGACAAACTCTACAGCCGCGCAGGATTACTGCTTGCCAACGTTGTCTTCATCGCAGTTTTGTTGATCGCGGGATGGATCGGTCTCACCAGCGACGACGGAGCATTGGGAAGCGTCGCATCGAAGGTCACCAAGTCGGGAAACGTCGAGGAACTGACGTCACTGACCGGTCGCACGCGAATCTGGCAGGAAGCATGGGACTTGATCAGCCAACGCCCGTGGATCGGCTATGGCATGGACAGCGCCGCGTCAGTGATGAGCGCCGAATCCGTCGGCACGCACAACTTGTTGTTACACGTCGTGTTTTCAGGCGGCATCATCGCCGGCTTGTTGATGATTGGCCTGCTGATAATGACGCTGGCGGTGGCATTAAAGTCGCGTCAGCCCATGTTGCGCGGCGTGACGACTTATGTGTTGGTATCGGGATTAGTTGAAGATACCATTCTGCCGTCATTCCCGGCGGCGCTGACACTGATTTGGGTCGCCACGTTACTTTGGCACCCCCTGAATGATTGA
- a CDS encoding exonuclease/endonuclease/phosphatase family protein, translated as MEDSRRSSPILVLLTIGLFVGGGLYFAQHYKIAGLDQIQIKPKDEPAPTPSPETDLDDVFFVNSLDTADKSPTTFSSYAKPAGFIARQTVPPRNLKPIVIASWALSGFGPTKFADDQTRSRVIRILRKFDVIALQQITAAERDLVPRLTDAMNEGNGAKFDFVMGDPTGPVAQSEQLAILFNQNRVRIDRSQTYTVADPQNQMTYDPLVAWFRAAEPPEQVAWTFSMVNVRVNLARAPAEVALLPGVMSSVRLDGRGEDDVVMAGLFQADDTYLIKRVMGNGVAAAVQSLPTDIFGRHQTSNLLVDRNRTNEFIGRGGPFDFLRKDNLSLSEAEAISSHLPVTGEFTVWEGGI; from the coding sequence ATGGAAGACTCTCGACGCTCCAGTCCCATTCTGGTCCTGTTGACGATTGGTTTGTTCGTGGGCGGAGGCTTGTATTTTGCACAGCATTACAAGATCGCCGGCCTGGATCAGATCCAAATCAAACCGAAGGACGAACCGGCGCCCACCCCGTCGCCTGAAACTGATTTAGACGATGTCTTCTTTGTCAATTCGTTGGACACCGCGGACAAAAGCCCGACGACGTTTTCCAGCTATGCCAAACCGGCGGGTTTCATCGCACGTCAAACCGTCCCGCCGCGAAACCTGAAACCGATCGTGATTGCATCGTGGGCACTCAGCGGATTCGGTCCCACCAAGTTCGCCGATGACCAGACTCGCAGTCGCGTTATCCGAATTTTACGCAAGTTTGACGTCATCGCACTGCAGCAAATCACGGCGGCCGAGCGTGATCTTGTCCCACGTTTGACCGATGCGATGAACGAAGGCAACGGGGCCAAGTTTGATTTTGTGATGGGGGATCCAACCGGTCCAGTCGCGCAAAGCGAGCAGCTCGCGATTCTGTTCAATCAGAACCGTGTCCGGATCGATCGTTCGCAAACCTACACCGTCGCCGATCCTCAAAATCAGATGACATATGATCCGTTGGTCGCTTGGTTTCGCGCCGCCGAACCGCCCGAGCAAGTCGCTTGGACGTTTTCGATGGTTAACGTTCGTGTCAACCTGGCACGTGCACCGGCGGAGGTTGCGCTATTGCCAGGCGTGATGTCTTCGGTCCGGTTGGACGGGCGTGGTGAAGACGACGTCGTGATGGCGGGACTCTTTCAAGCCGACGACACGTATCTGATTAAGCGCGTGATGGGGAACGGCGTGGCTGCAGCAGTGCAAAGCTTGCCCACAGACATCTTCGGACGTCATCAAACTTCAAATCTCTTGGTCGACCGCAATCGAACCAACGAATTCATCGGGCGCGGCGGGCCATTTGATTTTCTTCGCAAGGATAACCTCAGTCTTTCGGAAGCCGAAGCGATTAGCAGCCATCTTCCCGTGACCGGAGAGTTCACGGTTTGGGAAGGCGGGATCTAG